The DNA region AAACACGTTTATCATTTGCCCAACCCGAAGCTAAGCGGTAGCCTACAAAAGTAGAGTCATTAACTTTCTTGAAGAATGTCTTTTTTGGATCATCATATTGATGAAATCCCAAATCTACAAAAATATTAGCGGAGGTTTTGTTCTCATAATGATATTTATGTAAACCAACTCTTTCCGTACTAGTAAGCTCAACATTTACTTTATATTTATCCAAGTAAACTTGATAATAGCCAGGACTTACATGTTCTGAGTTCCTTGAAAAATATGATCCATATCCACTTTCAGGATCATTTTCTTTCATTGGGAATAATTGTTGTTTTCCATTGGCTGGAACTAACAAAATATCATTCAAATCGGCACATCCTGTACCACTCAAATGGGTATGCGAAAAACCTAAAATTTCTTTGCCTGCATAATTATAACCAGAACACCAATCCCAGCCTTTGTTGATCTGAGTCGGACCTAGTTGAACTGCCCCAAATGGGACATCTGCCCCTACAAAAACATGACCATGACCATCTGATCCTATTCTTGGATCAACAAAGCTCGTTTTAGTAGTGGTTGTCTGTGCATGTAATGTTGTTCCTAAAAAGACTAAAGTACTTGATAAAAAAGATTTGAAATACATATAAGCTTTACTCGTTTGATTTAAGGCAAGTAATTTATATAATAAAAACAATATTAATATTTATTAAAATGTTAATGATCGTTATTATTGGCATTTCTAATAATAATAATAATAATAACAAAAAAGGCAATCATATTTAGATGATTGCCTATATAGTATTTGAAACACGTATTTTACGCCAACGCCACTTTAACGATGTCTGCTAATGGTGTTGTTGGATGTCCTAAAATACCAGAAAGTACTTTTCCATCGTCGAACAAATCTCCTTTGGAAGCACTTACGTCCCAACCTGCAATCGCTTTAGAAAGACCTTCAGGTAAGCCAACAGAAACTAGGATTTCCGCATATTTTTCTTCTAGTAGATTCGTGTATGGGATTTCTTTTCCGGTTTGTTTGGATATTTCTGCCGCTAATTCGCTTAGTGTAAATGATGTGTCACCTGCCAATTCGAATGTTTTACCTTCGTTGCCTTCCGTTGTCAATACGATAGCTGCGGCTTCTGCATAGTCCGCTCTTGCTGCTGATGCGATTTTTCCGTCTCCTGCACTACCGATGAAAGCGCCATTTTTTACAGCCACTGGAGCTGAATTTGTATAGTTTTCCGTGTACCAACCGTTACGCAAAATCGTATAATCAAGGCCGCTTTCTTTCAATGCAATTTCTGTTGCAAGATGTTCTGGAGCCAAACTCAATGTCGACGTATCTGCACGTAATAAACTTGTGTATACAATCCATTTCACTCCTGCTTTTTTTGCGGATTTGATCACGTTTTTGTGTTGTAATTCTCTTTGTCCGATTTCGTTTCCGGAGATTAATAACAATGTGTCAATACCTTTTAACATTTCTACTTGCGTGTCAACTTTTGCATAGTCAAATGCTTTTGCGTCAATACCCAAAGCACT from Rhizosphaericola mali includes:
- a CDS encoding SDR family oxidoreductase, which codes for MKIGITGATGQLGHLVVAKLKEKTSTENLVALVRTPEKASALGIDAKAFDYAKVDTQVEMLKGIDTLLLISGNEIGQRELQHKNVIKSAKKAGVKWIVYTSLLRADTSTLSLAPEHLATEIALKESGLDYTILRNGWYTENYTNSAPVAVKNGAFIGSAGDGKIASAARADYAEAAAIVLTTEGNEGKTFELAGDTSFTLSELAAEISKQTGKEIPYTNLLEEKYAEILVSVGLPEGLSKAIAGWDVSASKGDLFDDGKVLSGILGHPTTPLADIVKVALA